One window of the Eschrichtius robustus isolate mEscRob2 chromosome 13, mEscRob2.pri, whole genome shotgun sequence genome contains the following:
- the SOCS2 gene encoding suppressor of cytokine signaling 2, whose product MTLRCLEPSGNGAEGTQSHWGTSGSAEEPSPEAARLAKALRELSDTGWYWGSMTVNEAKEKLKEAPEGTFLIRDSSHSDYLLTISVKTSAGPTNLRIEYQDGKFRLDSIICVKSKLKQFDSVVHLIDYYVQMCKDKRTGPEAPRNGTVHLYLTKPLYTSAPPLQHLCRLTINKCTGTIWGLPLPTRLKDYLEEYKFQV is encoded by the exons ATGACCCTGCGGTGCCTCGAGCCCTCCGGGAATGGTGCGGAAGGGACGCAGAGCCATTGGGGGACCTCGGGGTCGGCGGAGGAGCCGTCCCCGGAGGCGGCGCGTCTGGCGAAGGCCCTGCGGGAACTTAGTGACACAG GTTGGTACTGGGGAAGTATGACTGTTAATGAAgccaaagagaaattaaaagaggCACCAGAAGGAACTTTCTTGATTAGAGATAGTTCGCATTCAGACTACCTACTAACAATATCTGTTAAAACATCAGCTGGACCAACTAATCTTCGCATCGAATACCAAGATGGGAAATTTAGATTGGACTCTATCATATGTGTCAAGTCCAAGCTTAAACAATTTGACAGTGTGGTTCATCTGATCGACTACTATGTTCAGATGTGCAAGGATAAGCGGACGGGCCCAGAAGCCCCCCGGAACGGCACTGTTCACCTTTATCTGACCAAACCGCTCTACACATCAGCACCACCTCTGCAGCATCTCTGTAGACTCACCATTAACAAATGTACCGGTACCATCTGGGGACTGCCTTTACCAACAAGACTAAAAGATTACTTGGAAGAATATAAATTCCAGGTATaa